A stretch of the Alphaproteobacteria bacterium genome encodes the following:
- a CDS encoding COX15/CtaA family protein: MTTPTATWRPAPANPARTDHRLTAIGWWLLLVAVMILAMVVIGGVTRLTESGLSITTWQPIGGIIPPLNGADWNALFEAYRQSPQYRLVNSGMSLAEFRTIFWWEYVHRLWGRLIGFAFAVPFAWFLVRRQIPGWLTPRLVMLFVLGGLQGVLGWWMVASGLEDVPWVSPYRLTAHLGLAVLLYAVVLWTAFQCLASRTSHGAGLRRLARFSGVSVGLIGVTILAGGFVAGLDAGMIYNTFPTMNGTWLPPDYVSGAGWRSPFESPAAAQFNHRWLGLATLAAVLGLWWHARRFRLSSRSQIAYAMSGLMAAVQVGLGVATLLTQVALPAAATHQAGALLLLSAVLWARFTLGRGQAAA, translated from the coding sequence ATGACGACACCCACTGCAACTTGGCGCCCGGCCCCTGCGAACCCGGCCCGAACCGACCACCGGCTGACGGCCATCGGCTGGTGGTTGCTGCTGGTGGCTGTAATGATTCTGGCCATGGTGGTCATCGGCGGGGTCACCCGCCTCACGGAGTCCGGACTGTCCATCACCACATGGCAGCCAATCGGCGGCATCATCCCGCCGCTGAACGGCGCGGACTGGAACGCCTTGTTCGAAGCCTATCGCCAGTCGCCGCAGTACCGTCTGGTCAACAGCGGCATGTCCCTGGCGGAGTTCCGCACCATCTTCTGGTGGGAGTACGTGCATCGTCTGTGGGGGCGGCTGATCGGTTTTGCCTTCGCCGTGCCGTTCGCCTGGTTTCTGGTGCGTCGTCAGATCCCCGGCTGGCTGACGCCGCGTCTGGTGATGCTGTTCGTTCTGGGCGGGCTGCAGGGTGTGCTGGGCTGGTGGATGGTCGCCAGCGGCCTGGAGGACGTGCCGTGGGTCAGTCCCTATCGCCTGACCGCTCATCTGGGACTGGCGGTCCTGCTGTATGCCGTGGTGCTGTGGACGGCATTTCAGTGTCTGGCCAGCCGGACCAGCCACGGCGCGGGCCTGCGCCGCCTGGCGCGCTTTAGCGGGGTAAGCGTCGGGCTGATTGGCGTGACCATTCTTGCCGGCGGTTTTGTCGCCGGTCTCGATGCCGGGATGATTTACAACACCTTCCCGACCATGAACGGGACATGGCTGCCGCCGGACTATGTGAGCGGCGCCGGCTGGCGGAGCCCGTTTGAGAGCCCGGCCGCGGCACAGTTCAATCATCGCTGGCTGGGCCTTGCCACACTGGCGGCGGTGCTTGGCCTGTGGTGGCATGCGCGACGCTTTCGCCTGTCGTCACGCAGCCAGATTGCCTACGCCATGAGTGGGCTGATGGCGGCGGTGCAGGTCGGCCTTGGGGTGGCGACACTGCTGACCCAGGTGGCGCTGCCAGCCGCCGCTACCCACCAGGCGGGCGCCCTGCTCTTATTGTCAGCGGTGCTGTGGGCGCGCTTTACGCTGGGTCGGGGTCAGGCCGCCGCTTGA
- a CDS encoding ATP-dependent DNA helicase gives MSDTEPASGGQASGGAVAAPAGHAVALPHCPILVPTVAGALWVSQDGEMETVTGEAAAARIAAGAMPLLCHRRAVARRLGLAPAFAAFDVLELFAFVRPAQFCVPTPGGLARALRLPAARGAAGDASALRDGTLRLLQDLSAVHDKDRAQHTEARAIATLMARGGWPWAEAALAALGPVGRPASAGTAERGPPESSDGIAVWRRLPRWQDLPPPPPPPPSQHAVSPAEARGRLALLLGPGAEDRPQQADYASAVSLAFAAPERSEAPHMVLAEAGTGIGKTLGYVAPASVWAEKNEGTVWISTFTRNLQHQIDSELERLFPDRTEKAARVVLRKGRENYLCLLNLEDAARGATNGPGDVVAVGLMLRWAGQTRHGDMVGGDFPSWLPGLAGARRTRGLSDHRGECIHSACPHYQTCFIERSVQDARHARLVVTNHALALTQAALAAPGESRLPTRYVLDEGHHLFDAADSVFSAVLSGQEAAELRLWVSGGDAASRAVRGRLRGLSRRLGDLLAGDEAGTAALDACQRAALALPGTGWHGRLRDGATGTRASGAIEAFLGEARRLVYARSGERDSPYGLECDPAPADEPLLTAAARAAAALGELAAPMRQLAARLEHKLESEADQLGSDGRQRIEAAIFGLRRRADGQLAAWTAMLRGLGGEPPDAYCDWFAIDRFDGRDIDVGFHRHWIDPTEPLAETLAGHAHGIVVTSATLTDGGDDVEADWQAAEARTGASHMPAPALRVSVASPFDYSRQARVFVATDVARDTPAAVAGAYRALFEASAGGALGLFTAISRLRAVHDTIAAPLEAAGLPLHAQHLDGLDTTTLVDIFRAEPDACLLGTDALRDGVDVPGDSLRLIVFDRVPWPRPTLLHKARRKAFGPGYDDRIVRLRLKQAFGRLVRRADDMGVFVLLDSRMPTRLLGAFPEGVPIERLPLQEVVAATRRFLAGV, from the coding sequence ATGAGTGACACGGAACCCGCCAGCGGCGGCCAGGCGAGCGGCGGGGCTGTAGCGGCACCGGCCGGACACGCGGTTGCCCTGCCGCACTGTCCGATCCTGGTGCCGACCGTGGCCGGCGCGCTGTGGGTATCGCAGGACGGCGAAATGGAAACCGTGACCGGCGAGGCGGCGGCAGCGCGCATCGCCGCCGGCGCCATGCCGCTCTTGTGCCATCGCCGCGCCGTCGCCCGCCGGCTGGGCCTGGCGCCGGCGTTCGCCGCCTTCGACGTGCTGGAGCTGTTCGCCTTTGTCCGGCCAGCGCAATTCTGCGTGCCGACGCCCGGCGGGCTTGCCCGGGCGCTGCGGCTGCCGGCAGCGCGCGGTGCGGCTGGCGATGCCAGCGCCCTGCGCGACGGCACACTTCGGTTGCTGCAGGATCTTTCAGCCGTGCACGACAAGGACCGGGCGCAGCATACGGAGGCGCGGGCGATTGCGACCCTGATGGCGCGTGGCGGCTGGCCCTGGGCGGAAGCGGCGCTGGCCGCGCTGGGGCCCGTCGGCAGGCCCGCGTCGGCCGGGACAGCGGAACGCGGGCCACCGGAAAGCAGCGACGGGATTGCGGTCTGGCGCCGCCTGCCGCGTTGGCAGGACTTGCCGCCGCCGCCGCCGCCGCCGCCGTCACAGCATGCAGTCTCGCCAGCCGAGGCGCGTGGGCGGTTGGCGCTGCTGTTGGGGCCCGGGGCCGAAGACCGGCCGCAGCAGGCGGACTATGCCTCGGCGGTCAGTCTGGCTTTCGCCGCGCCGGAACGGTCAGAGGCGCCGCACATGGTGCTGGCGGAGGCCGGAACCGGCATTGGCAAGACCCTCGGCTATGTGGCGCCGGCAAGTGTGTGGGCTGAAAAGAACGAAGGCACGGTGTGGATCAGCACTTTTACCCGCAATCTGCAGCATCAGATCGATAGCGAACTGGAGCGCCTGTTTCCTGACCGCACAGAGAAGGCGGCGCGGGTCGTCCTGCGCAAGGGACGGGAGAATTATCTGTGTCTGCTGAACCTGGAGGACGCGGCGCGTGGCGCCACCAATGGCCCTGGCGATGTGGTCGCTGTCGGGCTGATGCTGCGCTGGGCCGGTCAGACGCGCCATGGCGACATGGTCGGCGGCGATTTTCCGTCGTGGCTGCCGGGGCTGGCTGGCGCGCGCCGCACACGCGGCCTGTCCGATCACCGCGGCGAGTGCATTCATTCCGCCTGCCCGCACTACCAGACCTGTTTCATTGAGCGGTCCGTGCAGGACGCCCGCCACGCCCGGCTGGTGGTGACCAACCACGCGCTGGCCCTGACCCAGGCGGCGCTGGCGGCGCCTGGCGAGTCACGGCTGCCGACCCGCTATGTACTGGATGAGGGCCATCATCTGTTCGATGCGGCGGATTCGGTTTTCTCCGCCGTGCTCAGCGGGCAGGAGGCGGCGGAGTTGCGTCTTTGGGTTTCGGGGGGTGATGCCGCGTCACGCGCTGTGCGTGGCCGGTTGCGTGGTCTGTCACGGCGATTGGGTGATCTGCTGGCCGGCGATGAAGCCGGCACGGCGGCGCTGGACGCCTGCCAGCGGGCGGCGCTGGCGCTGCCTGGCACCGGCTGGCACGGGCGCCTGCGCGATGGCGCTACCGGGACCAGAGCCAGTGGCGCGATCGAAGCGTTCCTTGGCGAGGCGCGACGGTTGGTCTATGCGCGCAGCGGTGAGCGCGACAGTCCCTATGGGTTGGAATGTGATCCGGCGCCGGCCGACGAGCCGCTGCTGACGGCGGCGGCGCGGGCGGCGGCGGCGCTGGGCGAGCTGGCGGCCCCCATGCGCCAACTGGCGGCCCGGCTGGAGCACAAGCTGGAAAGCGAGGCGGACCAGTTGGGCAGCGATGGCCGGCAACGGATCGAGGCCGCCATCTTCGGGCTGCGGCGGCGGGCGGACGGCCAGCTTGCGGCGTGGACGGCGATGCTGCGCGGGCTCGGCGGTGAACCGCCGGATGCCTATTGCGACTGGTTCGCCATCGACCGGTTCGATGGCCGGGATATTGACGTTGGATTTCACCGGCACTGGATCGATCCGACCGAGCCGCTGGCCGAGACGCTGGCGGGACACGCCCATGGCATCGTCGTCACCTCGGCCACCCTGACGGATGGCGGGGACGACGTGGAAGCCGACTGGCAGGCGGCAGAAGCACGTACGGGCGCCAGCCACATGCCGGCGCCGGCGCTCAGGGTGTCGGTGGCCTCGCCGTTTGACTATTCCCGCCAGGCGCGCGTGTTTGTCGCCACCGACGTGGCGCGCGACACGCCGGCGGCGGTGGCCGGCGCATATCGCGCCCTGTTCGAGGCGTCGGCTGGCGGCGCGCTTGGGCTGTTTACCGCCATTTCCAGATTGCGGGCGGTGCACGATACAATCGCCGCGCCGCTGGAGGCGGCCGGTCTGCCCCTGCATGCGCAACACCTGGACGGGCTGGATACGACCACGCTGGTGGACATCTTCCGGGCCGAGCCTGACGCCTGTCTGCTTGGCACCGACGCCTTGCGGGACGGGGTGGACGTGCCCGGCGACAGTTTGCGCCTGATCGTCTTCGACCGCGTACCGTGGCCACGGCCGACGCTGCTGCACAAGGCGCGGCGCAAAGCCTTCGGGCCCGGCTATGACGACCGCATCGTCCGGTTGCGGTTGAAGCAGGCCTTCGGGCGGTTGGTGCGGCGGGCCGACGATATGGGGGTTTTCGTATTGCTGGACAGTCGAATGCCGACGCGGCTGCTGGGGGCCTTTCCCGAAGGGGTGCCCATCGAACGCCTGCCATTGCAGGAGGTGGTGGCGGCGACGCGGCGCTTTCTGGCCGGCGTCTGA
- a CDS encoding Usg family protein, whose amino-acid sequence MSDLALQLRDYRLTTAEIVYHLPDYPELLQSYIWQKLDLSPHFPVLRRFLDFWSHNLDGKLHSVYVANGRIIKPAELTYAGCELRLH is encoded by the coding sequence ATGAGTGATCTGGCTCTTCAGCTACGTGACTACCGGCTGACCACAGCGGAAATCGTTTACCATCTGCCGGATTATCCGGAGCTGCTGCAAAGCTATATCTGGCAGAAGCTGGACCTCTCGCCGCACTTTCCCGTGCTGCGGCGATTTCTCGACTTCTGGAGTCATAACCTGGATGGCAAGCTGCATTCGGTCTATGTGGCCAACGGCCGGATTATCAAACCGGCCGAACTGACCTATGCCGGGTGTGAGCTCCGGCTGCACTGA
- a CDS encoding di-heme oxidoredictase family protein: protein MTSRAMARTVWLALVVAGPVIVSAMVIGGPDGQGQAGDARMIKTAATVEVDGPLAFSLPDPALTWPALADVFAGNRLFTALWTAPPNPVLPDLDGLGPLFNADSCAACHVRNGRGTPPDESGPILAQPDDRFTPDTAAGYGMLARLPTDDIRAIPSSAYGSQIQDRAIADHPGLLPEGRVHIVWRESTGRFADGTPFRLRHPLVRVETPAPPPLPSGVPLSLRAAPAVIGVGYLDTLPSEIITRRADPDDRDGDGISGRAAWLEDASGRPRLGRFGWKASEPDLTSQIAAALLGDMGLTSSRRPGPVCTASQAACLAASDGGRPEVSDHQIALIGTYLAGLAVPARRDTDSPLVRSGESLFHSIGCAACHVPDPAADHPARPAEGGALPYTDLLLHDMGAGLDDGVAEGAARSGEWRTPPLWGVGRQFDVNMHTNYLHDGRARNLTEAIIWHDGEGGTARRAFMALPAADRAALLAFLASL from the coding sequence ATGACCTCTCGCGCCATGGCACGTACGGTGTGGCTGGCCCTGGTGGTTGCCGGTCCGGTCATCGTCAGTGCCATGGTAATCGGCGGACCAGACGGCCAAGGCCAGGCCGGTGATGCGCGGATGATCAAGACCGCCGCCACGGTCGAGGTGGATGGCCCGCTTGCCTTCAGCCTGCCGGACCCCGCCCTGACCTGGCCGGCATTGGCCGATGTGTTTGCCGGCAACCGACTGTTCACCGCCCTGTGGACAGCGCCACCCAACCCCGTGCTGCCGGACCTGGACGGCCTCGGCCCCCTGTTCAACGCTGATTCCTGTGCCGCCTGCCATGTGCGCAACGGTCGTGGCACACCGCCTGACGAAAGCGGACCCATCCTGGCGCAACCGGACGACCGATTCACGCCCGACACAGCAGCCGGCTACGGCATGCTGGCGCGATTGCCCACAGACGACATACGGGCCATTCCCTCCAGTGCCTACGGTTCGCAGATCCAGGACCGCGCCATTGCCGATCATCCCGGCCTGCTGCCGGAAGGCCGGGTGCACATCGTGTGGAGGGAATCCACCGGCCGTTTTGCCGATGGAACGCCGTTCCGTCTGCGCCATCCGTTGGTACGCGTCGAAACGCCAGCCCCTCCTCCTCTGCCGTCGGGTGTGCCCCTCTCGCTGCGCGCCGCGCCAGCGGTCATCGGTGTCGGCTATCTCGATACCCTGCCGAGCGAAATTATCACCCGGCGGGCCGACCCCGATGACCGTGACGGCGACGGAATCTCCGGCCGTGCCGCCTGGCTTGAAGATGCCTCCGGCCGGCCACGGCTCGGCCGCTTCGGCTGGAAGGCGAGCGAGCCAGACCTGACCAGCCAGATCGCCGCTGCCCTGCTGGGCGACATGGGCCTTACCTCATCACGTCGGCCCGGCCCGGTGTGCACCGCCAGCCAGGCGGCCTGTCTGGCGGCATCGGACGGCGGCCGGCCGGAGGTCAGTGATCACCAGATCGCCTTGATCGGAACCTATCTGGCGGGCCTCGCCGTACCGGCCCGCCGCGATACGGATTCGCCGTTGGTCCGTTCCGGTGAATCCCTCTTCCACAGCATCGGCTGCGCCGCCTGCCATGTGCCCGATCCTGCCGCCGACCACCCGGCACGGCCGGCAGAGGGCGGGGCCCTGCCCTACACCGACCTGCTGCTGCACGACATGGGCGCGGGTCTCGATGACGGCGTGGCGGAAGGGGCGGCACGCTCAGGCGAATGGCGAACCCCGCCCCTGTGGGGCGTCGGCCGCCAGTTTGATGTTAATATGCATACCAATTATTTGCATGATGGACGCGCCAGAAACCTGACCGAAGCCATTATCTGGCACGACGGCGAAGGCGGCACGGCGCGTCGCGCTTTCATGGCCCTGCCGGCGGCCGACCGCGCCGCCCTGCTGGCTTTCCTGGCTAGCCTGTAG
- a CDS encoding ligase-associated DNA damage response DEXH box helicase: MTAAAPALPEPFAGWFASRGWRPHAHQLAMLEAARLGQSVLLVAPTGGGKTLAGFLPSLLDLAGQAQRRRLHTLYVSPLKALAVDIQRNLEAPVAEMGLAVRAETRTGDTPQARRQRQLRQPPDILLTTPESLALLLSQEDAPDWFADLSTVVIDEVHALAGSKRGDLLALGLARLRALAPAHRITGLSATIDDPDAMAGWLAGRRPVRTILAPDGPPPEIRIMAGDGDMPWSGHMALHAVPRIYDAIRQAGTTLVFVNTRAQAELIFRALWHANDDGLAIALHHGSLAVDQRRRVEAAMAAGRLRAVVATSSLDLGIDWGAVDLVIQTGAPKGAARLVQRTGRANHRLDRPSRALLVPANRFEVLECQAAIEAVAAHDLDDPPRHAGGLDVLAQHLLGMACCRPFTADAMFDEVRDATPYADLTRTDFDAVLAYVATGGYALGGYDRFRRLRRNDKGAWQVADRTHLRRYRMNIGTIVESTMLKVRLGRGRVLGEIEEYFVLGLTPGDTFLFAGQLLQFVRIHEMAVETRRPTGPDISREPQVPTYQGGRLPLTTQLADRVRALLADKNHWPALPPPVQEWLRIQARRSRLPDRRGLLIETFPRGGKHYLVAYCFEGRNAHQTLGMLLTRRMDRAGLGPLGFVATDYVIAIWSLSPLTTLAEASALFDQDMLGDDLEAWMAESSLLRRTFRNVAVIAGLIERRHPGQEKTRRQVTFNADLIYDVLRRYEPDHILLRATRADAATGLTDVSRLAAMLKRIAGRIRLQALDRISPLAVPILLEVGRESVSGDALDELMDQRETELVAEALDTDKDRTPRTQSTATLS; encoded by the coding sequence GTGACGGCGGCAGCGCCGGCCTTGCCCGAACCCTTCGCCGGCTGGTTCGCCAGTCGCGGCTGGCGGCCTCATGCCCATCAGCTGGCCATGCTGGAGGCAGCCCGCCTTGGCCAGTCCGTTCTGCTGGTGGCGCCCACCGGCGGCGGCAAGACCCTGGCCGGCTTCCTGCCCAGCCTGCTGGATCTGGCCGGCCAGGCGCAGCGTCGTCGCCTGCATACGCTCTATGTCTCGCCGCTTAAGGCGCTGGCGGTGGATATCCAGCGCAATCTGGAGGCTCCCGTGGCCGAGATGGGGCTTGCCGTGCGGGCGGAGACACGCACTGGCGATACCCCGCAGGCACGCCGTCAGCGGCAGTTGCGCCAGCCTCCCGATATCCTGCTGACCACGCCTGAGTCTCTCGCCCTGCTGCTGTCGCAAGAGGATGCACCTGACTGGTTCGCTGACCTCTCCACCGTGGTGATTGATGAGGTTCATGCGCTTGCCGGCAGCAAACGGGGCGATCTGCTGGCCTTAGGCCTGGCCCGTCTGCGCGCCCTGGCGCCGGCCCACCGCATCACCGGCCTGTCGGCGACCATCGACGACCCGGACGCCATGGCCGGCTGGCTGGCCGGCCGGCGACCGGTTCGCACGATCCTGGCGCCGGACGGCCCGCCGCCCGAGATACGCATCATGGCGGGTGATGGCGACATGCCGTGGTCCGGCCACATGGCGCTGCATGCTGTGCCCCGTATCTATGACGCTATTCGCCAGGCCGGCACGACCCTGGTTTTCGTCAACACCCGGGCCCAGGCGGAACTCATCTTCCGCGCCCTGTGGCATGCTAATGACGATGGCCTGGCCATCGCCCTGCATCACGGCAGCCTGGCGGTGGATCAGCGCCGCCGGGTGGAGGCGGCCATGGCCGCCGGCAGATTGCGCGCCGTGGTCGCCACCTCTTCCCTTGACCTCGGCATTGACTGGGGGGCGGTGGACCTGGTGATCCAGACCGGCGCGCCGAAAGGGGCGGCCCGTCTGGTGCAAAGAACCGGCCGCGCCAACCACCGCCTCGACCGCCCGAGCCGTGCCCTGCTGGTGCCCGCCAACCGCTTCGAGGTGCTGGAATGCCAGGCTGCGATCGAGGCGGTGGCGGCCCATGACCTGGACGATCCGCCACGCCATGCCGGTGGTCTCGACGTGCTGGCCCAACACCTGCTGGGCATGGCCTGCTGCCGACCCTTCACCGCCGATGCCATGTTCGACGAAGTCCGCGATGCCACACCTTATGCGGACCTGACGCGCACCGACTTCGACGCCGTGCTGGCCTATGTGGCCACCGGCGGCTATGCGCTGGGCGGCTATGACCGGTTCCGCCGCCTGCGCCGCAACGACAAAGGCGCCTGGCAGGTGGCCGACCGCACCCATCTGCGCCGCTACCGCATGAACATCGGCACCATTGTCGAATCGACCATGCTCAAGGTGCGTCTGGGGCGCGGCCGCGTCCTTGGTGAAATTGAGGAATACTTCGTCCTGGGTCTGACGCCCGGTGACACCTTCCTCTTCGCCGGCCAGCTCCTGCAATTCGTGCGCATCCATGAAATGGCGGTGGAGACCAGGCGGCCCACCGGCCCCGACATAAGTCGCGAACCACAGGTCCCGACCTATCAGGGCGGCCGTCTGCCGCTCACCACTCAACTGGCTGACCGGGTGCGCGCTCTTCTGGCGGATAAGAATCACTGGCCGGCCCTGCCGCCACCGGTGCAGGAGTGGCTGCGCATCCAGGCCCGGCGCTCGCGCCTGCCGGACCGCCGCGGCCTGCTGATTGAAACCTTCCCGCGCGGCGGCAAACACTATCTGGTGGCCTATTGCTTCGAAGGCCGCAATGCCCACCAGACCCTCGGCATGTTGCTGACCCGCCGCATGGACCGGGCCGGCCTCGGGCCGCTCGGCTTCGTCGCCACGGACTATGTCATCGCCATCTGGAGCCTCAGTCCGCTCACCACTCTGGCCGAAGCGTCCGCCCTCTTCGATCAGGACATGCTGGGCGATGATCTGGAAGCCTGGATGGCGGAATCCTCTCTTCTGCGCCGCACGTTCCGCAACGTCGCCGTCATTGCCGGGCTCATCGAACGGCGCCATCCCGGCCAGGAGAAAACCCGCCGCCAGGTCACCTTCAATGCCGACCTCATCTATGACGTGCTGCGGCGTTACGAGCCGGACCACATTCTGCTGCGGGCAACCCGGGCGGATGCGGCAACCGGCCTCACCGACGTTTCGCGACTTGCCGCTATGCTGAAGCGGATTGCGGGCCGCATCCGCCTGCAGGCGCTGGATCGGATATCACCACTGGCGGTGCCGATCCTGCTAGAGGTCGGGCGGGAAAGCGTCAGCGGCGACGCCCTCGACGAACTGATGGACCAGCGCGAGACGGAACTGGTGGCCGAAGCCCTGGATACGGACAAGGACAGGACGCCCAGGACTCAATCGACGGCGACGTTGTCGTAG
- a CDS encoding sigma-70 family RNA polymerase sigma factor encodes MPDATPRRGTADLPDLALLVGGDKQAWDSFVGRTAGLIHAAVWRVIAGKGGRLDDALDIAQSVFLRLCANHYRLLRTYDPGRAALTTWLHVIATTSAIDWVRRRRPAENIDDVAPAAFAVPPPAHERLVIPPDLLTDRQKEVLALLYDHDLDATEVAERLAIEPQTVRSTHHKAIVRLRTWFQQRDDT; translated from the coding sequence GTGCCGGACGCCACCCCACGGCGCGGCACCGCCGATTTGCCGGATCTGGCGCTGCTCGTCGGCGGCGACAAACAGGCCTGGGACAGCTTTGTCGGCCGCACCGCCGGGCTGATCCATGCCGCGGTCTGGCGGGTGATCGCCGGCAAAGGCGGTCGCCTGGACGATGCTCTCGATATCGCCCAGTCGGTTTTCCTCCGCCTCTGCGCCAACCACTATCGTCTGCTGCGCACCTATGATCCCGGCCGTGCTGCGCTGACCACCTGGCTGCATGTGATCGCCACCACCAGCGCCATTGACTGGGTGCGGCGGCGGCGCCCGGCTGAGAATATCGACGACGTGGCGCCGGCGGCCTTCGCCGTGCCGCCGCCCGCTCATGAACGGCTGGTGATTCCGCCCGACCTGTTGACCGACAGGCAGAAGGAAGTCCTGGCGCTGCTTTACGACCATGATCTGGATGCGACGGAGGTCGCCGAACGTCTGGCCATAGAGCCGCAGACCGTCCGCAGCACCCATCACAAGGCCATTGTGCGGCTCAGAACCTGGTTTCAGCAGCGCGACGACACATAG
- a CDS encoding nuclear transport factor 2 family protein, which yields MAMNAESLTTWMESYRQAWEGQDPAAAEKLFASDYAYKETPFTLPIRGPGVMRRYWEEYAVQGQRDIHFGYAILAVPYDQGIVHWRTELTLEPSGNVVHLDGIAIIKLDDDGRCVEFEQWWHRMGGNG from the coding sequence ATGGCTATGAATGCGGAAAGCCTGACCACGTGGATGGAAAGCTATCGTCAGGCGTGGGAGGGGCAGGATCCGGCCGCTGCGGAGAAGCTGTTCGCCAGCGATTATGCCTACAAGGAGACTCCCTTCACCCTGCCGATCCGCGGGCCCGGGGTCATGCGCCGCTACTGGGAGGAATATGCCGTCCAGGGCCAGCGCGACATTCACTTTGGCTACGCCATCCTGGCGGTTCCCTATGACCAGGGCATTGTCCACTGGCGCACGGAACTGACCCTGGAGCCGTCCGGCAACGTGGTCCATCTCGATGGCATCGCCATCATCAAGCTCGACGACGACGGCAGGTGCGTGGAGTTCGAGCAGTGGTGGCACCGCATGGGCGGCAATGGATAG
- the pdeM gene encoding ligase-associated DNA damage response endonuclease PdeM, with the protein MDRAVTPRIPLTEPAHGAIAFCGAQLMLLPDGAVWWPEQSCLIVADLHFEKGSAFAAQGALLPPWDTRATLDRLAALITLLRPRSVICLGDSFHDDGAVARLPATDRAVLTGLAGQTDWVWVAGNHDPAPAGLDRMGGRLSEEVRLGPLTLRHEPRPGEVRPPAGTIWGHFHPKGSIALAHRRLTGRCFVFAEGLMILPAFGAFTGGLDVRDPALERYFPQGYQARLAARDRLLPVGRDDFLVPRQVAFARRQTSAGRGGLKRRPDPDPA; encoded by the coding sequence ATGGATAGAGCCGTCACGCCCCGGATTCCCCTGACGGAACCGGCGCACGGCGCGATTGCGTTCTGCGGCGCGCAGTTGATGCTGCTGCCCGACGGGGCCGTCTGGTGGCCGGAACAGTCTTGCCTGATCGTCGCCGACCTGCATTTCGAAAAAGGCTCCGCCTTCGCCGCCCAAGGCGCGCTGCTGCCGCCGTGGGATACCCGGGCTACGCTCGACCGTCTGGCGGCGCTGATCACGCTGTTGCGGCCGCGCTCGGTGATTTGCCTCGGTGATTCGTTTCACGATGACGGTGCCGTCGCCCGCCTGCCGGCGACAGACCGCGCCGTGCTGACGGGACTGGCCGGCCAGACCGACTGGGTGTGGGTCGCCGGCAACCATGATCCGGCGCCGGCCGGGCTGGATCGCATGGGCGGCCGCCTGAGTGAAGAGGTCCGCCTCGGGCCGCTGACTCTGCGCCATGAGCCGCGACCCGGCGAAGTGCGGCCGCCGGCCGGAACCATATGGGGCCATTTCCATCCCAAGGGCTCGATCGCCCTGGCCCATCGCCGTCTGACGGGACGGTGCTTCGTCTTCGCCGAGGGGCTGATGATCCTGCCGGCCTTCGGCGCCTTTACGGGCGGACTGGATGTGCGGGATCCGGCGCTGGAGCGATACTTTCCACAGGGCTACCAGGCACGGCTGGCGGCCCGGGACCGCCTTCTGCCGGTTGGCCGCGATGATTTTCTGGTGCCGCGTCAGGTCGCCTTTGCCAGACGCCAGACCAGTGCCGGCCGCGGCGGCCTCAAGCGGCGGCCTGACCCCGACCCAGCGTAA